The window CATCTAAAGAGATTGCAACCTTGGACCTTCCCATGGCTCACCTCCAGGTATGACGATACTTCATACCAACATATGTGTCAAGGTGACATCTGCGTGGAACCCATTCGTCTTCTGATTCCATCTCGGCCATAAGCCCTTCGCACTCTTGTCGAAGCGCCGGAACGTCGCGGATCGCGATTCCCCACACGATGGTGTCGACCGTCGCGTACCCGTGCGTCAGCTGATTGCGAAAGTGGACCAGGAGGTCCACGTCGCTCTCGCCCAAACGGAAGTCGTCCCCCAGCGCGGAACCGAAGACATCGAGGTGCGCCACGCCAAAACGAGCGCATGTCTCCGCGATTGCCTCACGCTTGTCCTCAAGTACACGAACCATGTCGCACC of the Candidatus Methylomirabilis tolerans genome contains:
- a CDS encoding nucleotidyltransferase domain-containing protein produces the protein MVRVLEDKREAIAETCARFGVAHLDVFGSALGDDFRLGESDVDLLVHFRNQLTHGYATVDTIVWGIAIRDVPALRQECEGLMAEMESEDEWVPRRCHLDTYVGMKYRHTWR